Proteins encoded within one genomic window of Aspergillus nidulans FGSC A4 chromosome VII:
- a CDS encoding putative chromatin remodeling complex subunit (Rsc9) (transcript_id=CADANIAT00008589), giving the protein MSSQTPRTSLRQGLRQAPKVNQPFIPDTAPVRRSHMHGNQSPQPTVSSQTHSMSPANPGSPHISSENWENKEHRVPMSTRDVWTPGNRPSLFSSIFDRGKTVKTADFYDPYFPLKFIDVPKSDHIYKRAHYGLQSGIPDEVDFALYHLVQISNQRGDKFKFEGFPLLADNLMEKAMEITELCTGVKWELQYDFRQATDRVNTLNALHGTRDILDKIKQIPVILPDDTLETYEFNHRLRNIKEATLIIRNMVLLPDNAFYIASCASGLLRDFLVIMLNIPDQPRLNELKNDALDIAEEVTRLMRTDPEDPLWISLLNCLYSPDRAHVVRALWALTHFSTELDEPEANRAMESISKETLQQLYLLTLIDLDKDILSGALDFWYQYTLFRENIETMMDVFNFSTVFIPRMLALLTYEGRPSKRETVLQEEKVAPAPTEIPRVPPELLKDLMDISEPERSSRWLRCCFVEDAECEITQIALWQAYQSRFADPRVPGGGVLPAAEFIKNVSTTFTNAQAQVINGPGSSTRFIIKGIRPLETAYTFQGFPYIYCKWQDNTKPTKTCQRAFALPADLRNHVFSDHMGLRQAETPGQYNLENAETPVHTCQWDNCTKFRSSGPSANTAMVAGHVSSHLPEDRPADAEAPSSKRPVLQERIVRKWFYLDTPVTERGEPVGVAYKAALVLRNLARNLPNGIAPGFNGLSWKKAYFLSHRPKIIEIWDRNRSLRKELTELIMILEREEYY; this is encoded by the exons ATGAGTTCTCAAACTCCTAGGACATCCTTACGAC AGGGACTGCGGCAAGCTCCTAAAGTTAACCAGCCCTTCATTCCCGACACAGCACCAGTACGCCGCTCACACATGCATGGAAATCAATCCCCGCAGCCAACAGTCAGCAGCCAGACACATTCAATGTCTCCTGCAAATCCGGGGAGTCCCCACATTTCGTCCGAAAACTGGGAGAATAAGGAACATCGAGTTCCCATGTCTACGCGCGATGTTTGGACGCCCGGAAACCGAccgagcctcttcagcagTATCTTCGACAGGGGCAAGACAGTCAAAACGGCAGACTTCTATGATCCTTACTTTCCCTTGAAGTTTATTGACGTTCCCAAAT CGGATCATATCTATAAACGCGCCCATTATGGGTTACAGTCAGGAATTCCAGATGAGGTAGACTTTGCGCTATATCACCTTGTCCAAATATCAAATCAGCGAGGAGACAAATTCAAGTTTGAGGGTTTTCCTTTGCTCGCGGACAACCTTATGGAAAAGGCCATGGAGATCACAGAGCTATGCACTGGTGTCAAATGGGAGCTCCAGTACGATTTCAGGCAAGCCACAGATCGTGTCAATACTCTCAATGCGCTACATGGTACCCGAGATATAttggacaagatcaagcagatccCGGTTATTTTACCTGATGATACGCTGGAGACGTACGAATTCAACCATCGCCTCCGAAACATCAAGGAAGCCACTTTGATTATCAGAAACATGGTCCTTCTACCGGACAATGCATTCTACATCGCAAGCTGCGCCAGTGGGTTGTTAAGAGACTTCTTGGTAATCATGCTCAACATTCCGGATCAACCGCGGCTGAATGAACTCAAAAACGACGCTCTTGATATCGCAGAGGAAGTAACGAGGCTGATGAGGACTGACCCTGAGGATCCGCTGTGGATCTCGCTTCTGAACTGCCTTTACTCTCCGGATCGTGCTCATGTAGTTCGTGCCCTCTGGGCTCTCACGCATTTCTCAACCGAGCTAGACGAGCCGGAGGCTAACCGGGCAATGGAAAGCATATCGAAAGAGACGTTGCAGCAGCTATACCTTCTCACATTAATCGACCTGGACAAAGACATCTTGAGTGGTGCACTCGACTTCTGGTATCAGTACACACTTTTCCGCGAGAATATTGAGACCATGATGGATGTGTTTAACTTCTCAACTGTTTTCATTCCCCGCATGCTTGCACTTTTAACATACGAGGGTCGACCAAGCAAGAGAGAAACTGTCttgcaggaggagaaggtagCGCCGGCTCCAACCGAAATCCCACGGGTGCCTCCAGAGCTACTGAAAGACCTGATGGATATTTCTGAGCCGGAACGTAGCTCTCGCTGGCTTCGTTGCTGCTTCGTCGAGGATGCCGAGTGTGAAATTACACAGATTGCGCTCTGGCAAGCATATCAGAGTCGGTTTGCCGatcctcgagttcctggcgGCGGTGTTCTCCCTGCTGCGGAGTTTATCAAGAACGTCAGCACGACGTTTACGAatgcgcaggcgcaggtaATCAACGGACCTGGTTCATCAACGAGGTTCATCATCAAGGGCATTCGGCCCCTGGAAACCGCATACACGTTCCAGGGATTTCCTTACATCTATTGCAAATGGCAAGATAACACAAAACCCACAAAGACGTGCCAGCGCGCTTTCGCCTTGCCGGCGGACCTTCGCAACCACGTGTTTTCAGACCACATGGGCCTGAGACAAGCCGAAACACCTGGCCAATACAATCTGGAGAATGCCGAAACGCCTGTCCACACTTGTCAGTGGGATAACTGCACCAAGTTCCGCTCCTCTGGACCCAGCGCAAATACCGCCATGGTTGCCGGCCATGTTTCATCCCACCTTCCAGAAGACCGACCCGCCGATGCGGAAGCGCCCAGCTCAAAACGTCCGGTACTCCAGGAACGTATTGTGCGGAAGTGGTTTTACTTGGACACCCCTGTCACTGAACGAGGAGAGCCCGTCGGCGTTGCATACAAGGCTGCACTTGTCCTTCGCAACCTTGCTCGCAATCTACCCAACGGCATTGCGCCGGGTTTCAACGGTCTCTCTTGGAAGAAGGCCTACTTCTTGAGCCACCGGCCGAAAATCATCGAAATATGGGACCGAAATAGGTCGCTGCGCAAGGAATTGACCGAATTGATCATGATATTAGAGAGAGAGGAATACTACTGA